One window from the genome of Eucalyptus grandis isolate ANBG69807.140 chromosome 7, ASM1654582v1, whole genome shotgun sequence encodes:
- the LOC104454396 gene encoding CTD small phosphatase-like protein — translation MSAELTQSPGTTTQLWRSFWDLFSFVFQFLLRIATALGPRHFLLSRFTSFRPLPLAELPVQDPPAGVAAEEGVESPEDLERLTVVLDLDETLVCAYEMASLPAATRDRAVESGLEWFDLECISSEKDSEGKPKVNLVTVFERPGLREFLEQLHEFADLVLFTAGLEGYAKPLVDTIDVENRFSLRLYRPSTISTEYREHVKDLSCLSKDLSRIVIVDNNPFSFLLQPVNGIPCIPFTAGQPHDNQLLEVLVPLLKHLSMQRDVRPVLYERFRMPEWFQKYGIPALGLPS, via the exons ATGTCTGCCGAGTTGACCCAGTCGCCCGGGACGACGACCCAGCTGTGGAGGTCGTTCTGGGACTTGTTCTCCTTCGTCTTCCAGTTCTTGTTGCGCATCGCCACGGCCCTCGGGCCTCGCCACTTCCTCCTCTCCCGCTTCACCTCCTTCAGGCCCCTGCCCCTCGCCGAGCTGCCCGTCCAGGACCCACCCGCCGGCGTCGCCGCCGAAGAAGGCGTCGAGTCTCCCGAAGACCTGGAAAGGCTCACG GTGGTGCTTGATTTAGATGAAACTCTAGTATGTGCATATGAGATGGCGAGTCTGCCTGCTGCTACACGTGACCGAGCAGTGGAATCCGGATTGGAGTGGTTTGACCTGGAATGCATTTCTTCAGAGAAG GATTCTGAAGGAAAGCCTAAGGTCAATCTTGTGACGGTGTTTGAGCGCCCGGGCCTGCGAGAATTCTTAGAACAGCTCCATGAGTTTGCGGATCTCGTGCTGTTTACTGCTGGACTTGAAG GTTATGCAAAACCACTCGTTGACACAATAGATGTTGAGAATAGATTTAGTCTGCGACTTTATCGACCTTCAACAATTAGCAC GGAGTATAGGGAACACGTGAAGGATCTTTCTTGCCTCTCAAAGGATCTCAGTCGTATAGTCATTGTCGACAACAACCCGTTCAGTTTCTTGCTGCAGCCAGTTAATGGGATTCCCTGCATTCCTTTTACTGCTGGACAGCCGCACGATAATCAG CTTCTGGAGGTCCTGGTTCCACTCCTGAAGCACCTTTCCATGCAGAGAGATGTGAGGCCCGTGCTCTATGAACGGTTTCGCATGCCTGAATGGTTTCAGAAGTATGGGATCCCTGCTTTGGGCTTGCCGTCGTAG
- the LOC104454397 gene encoding LOW QUALITY PROTEIN: dual specificity tyrosine-phosphorylation-regulated kinase mbk-1 (The sequence of the model RefSeq protein was modified relative to this genomic sequence to represent the inferred CDS: deleted 2 bases in 1 codon) has product MAVSDVEAVLEFLRKNGFAAAESALREDLLEKRGLGSSDFEKFLFPMAPRPPVRVPSGSRRPGPLAVVGVGVGSGGGGGSVRSSGASSDDRFVSVGSSTSDVCSSEFVNPYGVRSVSRTNSDASSDRLSQFGTAREYNDYDLQNDVYWYDDKDEGHFLTPSFHGSGPFGCPTQDKFITNSESQKYLDNSLDFNGTLDVFRSDSNANYSNKPSLYDMAFTNEGQKLHLFESRHFDEESQYELFKRKEEDSTPYGGGIMYESYLNLHNNSTIGFTLKDVEGVCSEDDSGTKHIANGSSNRYATKHTSDDSVDRPLSSSDLHKRDRGEEFIFENIVKNEDVDDPIDNGDISNPEAVGGQGEESVFADEILMQENLEDEYEIFDLRIIHRRNRTGFEENKDLPIVLNTVIAGRYYVTEYLGSAAFSKVVQAHDLYTGVDVCLKIIKNDKDFFDQSLDEIKLLKLVNKHDPADECHILRLYDYFYHQEHLFIVCELLRANLYEFQKFNQESGGEAYFSLNRLQVITRQCLEALDYLHRLGIIHCDLKPENILIKSYRRSEIKVIDLGSSCFKSDNLCLYVQSRSYRAPEVILGLPYDQKIDIWSLGCILAELCSGEVLFPNDAIVMILARMIGMFGPIDQEMLEQGQETPKYFTEEYDLYYINEDTNQLEYIIPEESSLEGHVQVSDIGYLDFLRNLLEIEPKRRPTASEALEHPWLSHKYSFSC; this is encoded by the exons ATGGCCGTGTCCGACGTGGAGGCGGTGCTCGAGTTCCTGAGGAAGAACGGGTTCGCGGCGGCGGAGTCCGCCCTCCGGGAGGACCTCCTCGAGAAGCGCGGCCTGGGCTCCTCCGACTTCGAGAAGTTCCTCTTCCCCATggccccccgc ccgccggtccggGTCCCCTCGGGCTCCCGCCGCCCGGGGCCCCTCGCcgtcgtcggcgtcggcgtcggcagcggcggcggcggggggtcCGTGAGATCGAGCGGCGCGTCTTCCGACGATCGGTTCGTGAGCGTGGGGTCCTCCACCAGCGACGTGTGCTCTTCAG AGTTCGTCAATCCGTATGGAGTTCGATCTGTGTCTAGAACCAATTCTGATGCTTCTTCTGATAGACTGTCTCAGTTCGGCACGGCACGCGAATACAACGATTATGATCTGCAAAATGACGTGTACTGGTACGACGACAAGGATGAAGGACACTTCCTGACTCCATCCTTTCATGGATCAGGGCCCTTTGGCTGCCCGACTCAGGATAAGTTCATTACGAATTCAGAGTCGCAGAAATATCTCGATAATTCACTGGATTTTAATGGCACTCTTGACGTGTTTCGATCGGATTCAAATGCCAATTACTCAAATAAGCCTAGTCTATATGACATGGCCTTCACAAATGAAGGACAAAAGCTTCATCTGTTTGAAAGTCGTCATTTTGATGAAGAGAGTCAATATGAACTCTTCAAACGTAAGGAAGAGGATTCCACGCCATACGGGGGAGGTATCATGTATGAAAGCTATTTGAACCTTCACAACAATAGTACAATCGGCTTCACTTTGAAGGATGTAGAAGGTGTGTGCTCTGAAGATGATTCTGGCACCAAACATATAGCAAATGGGAGTTCTAACAGATACGCAACAAAGCACACTTCTGATGATTCTGTTGATCGGCCTCTAAGTAGCTCTGATTTACACAAAAGGGATCGCGGGGAAGAgtttatatttgaaaatatcGTAAAAAACGAAGATGTTGATGATCCAATAGATAATGGAGATATCAGCAATCCTGAAGCTGTTGGAGGCCAAGGGGAGGAGAGTGTTTTTGCTGATGAGATTTTAATGCAAGAAAATCTGGAAGATGAATATGAAATCTTTGACTTGAGGATCATACACCGGAGAAACAG GACTGGATTTGAAGAAAACAAGGATCTGCCCATTGTGCTAAATACTGTAATTGCAGGGAGATATTATGTTACAGAGTACCTTGGCTCTGCTGCTTTCAGTAAGGTTGTTCAAGCACATGATTTGTATACGGGCGTGGATGTCTGTCTGAAGatcataaaaaatgataaagattTCTTCGATCAGAGTTTGGATGAAATTAAACTTTTGAAGCTGGTAAATAAGCATGATCCTGCCGATGAATGCCACATATTGCGCCTCTACGACTACTTTTATCATCAG GAGCATCTCTTCATTGTTTGTGAACTGCTTCGAGCAAATCTATATGAATTTCAGAAGTTTAATCAAGAATCCGGCGGGGAAGCTTATTTCTCGCTGAACAGATTACAG GTCATAACTCGTCAGTGTTTAGAGGCACTGGACTACTTGCATCGACTGGGGATTATACACTGCGACCTAAAGCCCGAGAACATTCTCATCAAAAGTTATAGAAGATCTGAGATTAAAGTCATTGACCTGGGAAGCAGTTGCTTTAAATCAGACAACTTGTGCCTCTACGTCCAGTCTCGTTCCTATAGAGCTCCCGAAGTCATCCTGGGCCTTCCTTATGACCAAAAGATCGACATTTGGTCACTTGGCTGCATCTTGGCGGAACTTTGCTCTGGCGAA GTGTTATTTCCAAATGATGCAATTGTAATGATTCTAGCACGCATGATCGGCATGTTCGGTCCCATTGATCAGGAGATGCTGGAACAAGGACAGGAGACACCTAAGTATTTCACAGAGGAATATGATCTCTACTACATTAACGAG GACACTAACCAACTGGAGTACATAATTCCCGAAGAGTCGTCGTTGGAAGGACATGTACAGGTTTCTGATATTGGGTATCTTGACTTCTTGAGGAACTTGCTGGAGATTGAACCTAAGAGGCGTCCTACTGCAAGCGAGGCATTGGAGCATCCATGGCTCTCGCACAAGTACTCTTTCTCTTGCTGA
- the LOC104454398 gene encoding PHD finger protein ALFIN-LIKE 1, whose product MMASSISSSSPRTVEEIFKDYNARRTALVRALTYDVDEFYSLCDPEKENLCLYGHATETWEVALPAEEVPPELPEPALGINFARDGMKRKDWLSLVAVHSDCWLLSVAFYFGARLNRNERKRLFSLINDLPTLFEVVTERKPIKDKPNMDSGSKSKNSTKRSIDGPTRSTPKPYEENYGEEEDEHSETLCGSCGGNYSADEFWICCDICERWFHGKCVKITPAKAENIKQYKCPSCSSKRSRQ is encoded by the exons ATGATGGCTTCTTCGATCTCCTCATCGAGTCCCCGCACTGTAGAAGAGATCTTCAAGGACTACAACGCTCGGCGCACCGCCCTCGTCCGCGCTCTCACTTACG ATGTGGATGAATTCTACTCGCTCTGCGATCCAG AAAAGGAGAATTTGTGTCTGTATGGTCATGCAACCGAAACATGGGAGGTGGCTCTGCCCGCTGAGGAAGTACCTCCAGAGCTTCCTGAACCAGCCTTGGGCATTAACTTTGCTAGAGATGGAATGAAACGCAAGGACTGGCTGTCTTTGGTGGCTGTGCATAGTGACTGTTGGTTGCTTTCTGTGGCCTTCTACTTTGGTGCTCGACTTAACCGCAATGAAAG GAAGCGTTTATTTAGCCTGATAAATGATCTGCCAACCCTTTTTGAAGTTGTGACGGAGAGAAAGCCTATAAAAGACAAGCCTAACATGGACAGTGGGAGCAAGTCGAAAAACAGCACTAag AGATCCATTGATGGACCAACTAGAAGCACCCCGAAGCCATATGAAGAAAACTATggcgaagaggaagatgaacataGTGAAACACTCTGTGGAAGCTGCGGCGGTAACTACAGTGCCGATGAGTTTTGGATCTGCTGTGACATCTGCGAAAGGTGGTTCCATGGGAAATGCGTGAAGATAACACCGGCCAAGGCCGAGAACATCAAGCAGTACAAATGTCCTTCTTGTAGCTCAAAAAGGAGCAGGCAGTAG
- the LOC104454399 gene encoding probable 2-oxoglutarate-dependent dioxygenase At5g05600, protein MSSIQQDWPEPIVRVQSLSDSGLGVIPERYVKPLGDRPSMVSSAADVDIPIINLGELYSDDDRVRANTISQINHACRDWGFFQVVNHGVSPELMDRAREAWREFFHSPMDVKQKHANLPTTYEGYGSRLGVKKGAILDWSDYYFLHYLPCSLKDYNKWPLLPSDCREVIDEYGKQLVILAKKLMKVLSVNLGLSEEYLQNAFGGENIGACLRVNFYPKCPQPDLTLGLSSHSDPGGMTLLLPDNHVPGLQVRKDGNWITVKPARHAFIVNIGDQIQVLSNAIYKSVEHRVIVNPSEERVSLAFFYNPKSDIPIKPAEDLVTREGASLYQPMTFDEYRLFIRLRGPCGKSQVESLKSPR, encoded by the exons ATGAGTTCCATCCAACAAGACTGGCCTGAACCAATAGTCCGGGTCCAATCGCTCTCGGACAGCGGGCTAGGTGTGATCCCGGAACGTTATGTGAAGCCCCTGGGCGACAGGCCGTCCATGGTCTCCTCCGCTGCTGACGTTGACATTCCAATCATCAACCTCGGAGAGCTATACAGTGACGACGACAGAGTTCGCGCCAATACCATAAGCCAAATTAACCATGCTTGCCGAGACTGGGGCTTTTTCCAAGTCGTGAACCATGGGGTGAGCCCGGAGCTCATGGACCGGGCACGAGAAGCCTGGCGCGAGTTCTTCCACTCGCCAATGGACGTCAAGCAAAAGCATGCCAACTTGCCGACGACTTACGAAGGATATGGAAGCAGATTGGGCGTCAAGAAAGGCGCCATTCTCGATTGGAGCGACTACTATTTCCTCCATTACCTTCCCTGCTCATTGAAGGACTATAACAAGTGGCCTCTTCTTCCATCTGACTGCAG GGAAGTGATCGATGAGTATGGGAAGCAGCTGGTGATACTGGCAAAGAAGCTGATGAAAGTGCTATCTGTGAACCTCGGACTAAGCGAGGAGTATCTTCAGAATGCGTTTGGCGGCGAGAATATCGGTGCTTGCTTAAGAGTGAACTTCTACCCAAAATGCCCTCAGCCGGATTTGACTCTCGGCCTGTCCTCCCACTCAGACCCGGGAGGCATGACTTTGCTGCTGCCGGATAATCATGTTCCGGGCCTTCAAGTCCGCAAGGACGGGAATTGGATCACTGTGAAGCCCGCCCGGCACGCTTTCATAGTCAACATCGGAGATCAAATTCAG GTACTGAGCAATGCAATCTACAAAAGCGTGGAGCACCGTGTCATTGTCAATCCCTCAGAAGAGCGCGTCTCTCTAGCCTTCTTCTACAATCCGAAAAGCGACATACCAATCAAGCCAGCAGAGGACCTGGTGACCCGAGAAGGAGCCTCGCTGTACCAACCAATGACGTTCGATGAATACAGACTCTTCATAAGATTGAGGGGTCCGTGTGGAAAATCCCAAGTTGAATCTTTAAAATCTCCGAGATGA